A region of Lycium barbarum isolate Lr01 chromosome 3, ASM1917538v2, whole genome shotgun sequence DNA encodes the following proteins:
- the LOC132633567 gene encoding triacylglycerol lipase OBL1, translating into MASTKIDNKVNISGPVTVTGNSRFLIVNHQNGGILDLVRFGIWGNKESGDKFLEYSAGGEVEQSLRADDHSGGEVPDHRWVIFVSILVRKLISIFGKPMEWIGYLIEFILNLFSLNGNFFGLFYNLLHGKVVMPKRGSETFISAIGHLDGRINLYKSEKLTKEIGEPDFWQKNVQLGIGHRALMDLCMMASKLAYENAKVVQNVVNLHWKMHFVDFFNCWNDFEKEMSTQVFILCDKPKDANLIVISFRGTEPFDADDWITDFDYSWYEIPKLGKVHMGFLEALGLGSRAKASTFHEQLFVNNLKFTNLGNVDATIASSESSRSSTSFSDTDAHSGSDQSTDSERPDTTAKKFRLDMPERTAYYVVRSKLKRLLKEHKNAKFVVTGHSLGGALAVLFPTVLVLHEEMNVMERLLGIYTYGQPRVGNRQLGKFMEEHLEHPVPKYFRVVYCNDLVPRLPYDNRTFLFKHFGICRYSNSLYVVQNVDEEPNRNFFGLRFLIPLYLNACWELIRSFAMGYIYGPEYEECWESVMLRALGLFLPGISAHSPVDYVNSVRLGRERSTQMSSF; encoded by the exons ATGGCCAGTACTAAAATTGATAACAAAGTCAACATTTCTGGTCCTGTGACTGTGACTGGGAATTCTCGATTCTTGATTGTGAATCACCAAAATGGAGGAATTTTGGACCTCGTACGCTTTGGCATATGGGGTAACAAAGAAAGCGGTGACAAATTTCTCGAATATTCGGCTGGCGGTGAGGTGGAACAGTCACTACGTGCCGATGATCATAGCGGTGGTGAGGTGCCTGATCATAGATGGGTTATATTTGTGTCCATTCTAGTGAGGAAATTAATCTCCATTTTCGGTAAACCCATGGAATGGATTGGGTATCTCATCGAATTCATCCTCAATCTCTTCTCCCTCAATGGCAATTTTTTTGGACTTTTCTACAATCTCTTGCATG GAAAGGTGGTGATGCCAAAGAGAGGGTCTGAAACGTTTATAAGTGCTATTGGGCATTTAGATGGGCGTATAAACTTATACAAGAGTGAGAAGTTAACCAAGGAAATTGGAGAACCTGATTTCTGGCAGAAAAATGTTCAACTTGGAATAGGACACAGAGCCCTTATGGACCTCTGTATGATGGCCTCAAAGTTGGCTTATGAGAATGCAAAGGTTGTTCAGAATGTTGTAAATCTTCACTGGAAG ATGCATTTTGTGGATTTCTTCAATTGCTGGAATG ATTTCGAGAAAGAGATGTCCACCCAGGTTTTTATATTGTGCGATAAGCCAAAAGATGCAAACTTGATAGTCATCAGCTTCAGGGGTACAGAGCCATTTGATGCTGATGACTGGATCACTGATTTTGACTACTCTTGGTACGAGATTCCAAAACTGGGAAAAGTACACATGGGATTCTTGGAAGCCTTAGGTTTAGGGAGCAGAGCAAAGGCCTCCACATTTCATGAACAACTGTTCGTAAATAATCTGAAGTTCACCAATTTAGGAAATGTTGATGCAACTATTGCCTCTTCAGAAAGTTCCAGATCTTCTACCTCATTCAGTGATACCGATGCACACAGTGGGTCAGACCAGTCCACTGACTCAGAACGGCCTGATACCACCGCAAAGAAGTTCAGACTAGATATGCCTGAGAGGACTGCATACTATGTTGTTAGAAGTAAACTCAAAAGGTTACTCAAAGAGCACAAGAATGCAAAGTTTGTGGTTACAGGCCATAGCTTGGGCGGAGCGCTAGCTGTCTTATTCCCAACAGTCTTAGTGCTACACGAAGAGATGAATGTCATGGAACGACTATTGGGAATATATACATATGGGCAGCCAAGGGTTGGGAATAGGCAGTTAGGGAAGTTCATGGAAGAACATTTGGAACATCCAGTCCCGAAGTACTTCAGGGTTGTTTATTGCAACGATCTTGTTCCGAGATTACCTTATGACAATAGAACATTCCTGTTTAAACACTTTGGGATTTGCCGGTACAGCAATAGCTTATACGTTGTGCAG AATGTTGATGAAGAACCAAACAGAAACTTTTTTGGGCTGCGTTTTCTGATACCGCTGTATCTGAATGCTTGCTGGGAGCTAATCAGAAGCTTTGCAATGGGTTACATATATGGACCCGAGTATGAAGAATGTTGGGAATCAGTCATGCTTCGCGCGCTAGGACTTTTTCTTCCTGGTATTTCTGCCCACAGCCCAGTTGATTATGTGAACTCCGTCAGACTAGGAAGGGAGAGAAGTACCCAAATGTCATCCTTTTAG